Within the Mesotoga sp. Brook.08.105.5.1 genome, the region ATATACGTGACTTATTTATTCAATGACACACTTTGAGATAGCTAATTGTGAGGTTCTGCTTTGCCCTATGTTCTAATACATTAGAGAAAGCCTAATTCTTGCTGCTTAAGGAGAAAAGATGAAAGAGACTCTTGCTCTTATACTAAACTGGAATGACTCACTAAGGACTGTCAATCTAGTAAGACAGCTTGTCGCTTTGAAGTACGATTGTGATGTCTTAGTAATCGACAATTGTTCTTGTTCCAGAGAACGAGAGATCCTAGAATCGCTCAAAACGGAGTACGGTGCTCATACTTTCAGCAATTCGGAAGACTGTGAAAATTCGTCTAATGCGGGCCTTAGACTTCTACTCTTGCCTGAGAACTTGGGATACGCCAAAGGAAACAATATTGGGTTGAGAATTGCTATGAAGAACAATTACAAATATGCACTAATCTCCAATAGCGATATCTCTTTGGAAAGAGAGGTTCTCAGTTCGCTTATTCGATGTATGGAAACTTCATCAAATGTAGCGGTAGTGGGTCCAAAGGTAGTGACACCTACAGGAATAATTAATCACCCAAGACGAATTCCAGATGCGTATGAGTTCATAGTGCGTCCAATGTTGTATCCTTTGGTTAGGATTGTAGAGAGGATCACTAGAGTGGATTCTTATCTGCGCCTTCCCAGCCTATACTGGGTCTCGGGCTCTTTCATGCTCATGAGTATTGAAAAGGTATCAGAAGTTGGTTTCTTTGATGAGAACACCTTTCTTTACATGGAAGAACCAATCCTTGCGGAAAGACTTAAAGGCAAAGATTTTTCAATGAAATACTGTGATGAAGTATCAGTGAACCACGAATTTGGAGCTTCTACAAAGAAACTTGATAAAGCGTCAAGAACCTCAGAAATCCAAATCGCTTCTGAGGAATATTTCCTCACAAATTACAGAAGGTATGGCAAGGTTCTTATTACAATTGTAAGGATATCAAGATTCATGTACTTTAGGATTTGGTCACCGATTATTATGTGGGTAAAACAAATCCATTTTCTTCAAACATAATATTAGAGCTAATAGATAGAGCCAGGTTCTCGAATCTGTTCCAAGTTATTACTACAATGATCCTTTTACTTACGTAATAGTTTGACACTCTCGCGCTAACGTGAAGTCATAACTTAACAGTTTTTTTGGGAGCCAAAAAATAAAGGTCATCGAAATCACCGCTTAGTTATTAAGGGAGAGAAAAAATGAGAATTCTTTTGCTTACGGGACTTGCTCCTCTTCTAGATAATAGAATTGCTGGTGCTGCAGTTGTAGATAGGCTAAGACACTACAGGAACTTCTGCGAAGTAAGGGCTGTTTCCCCCGTGAATATTGTCTCCTCAGATATCTTAGGTCGTTTCTCACAGAGGTTTTCGAGATATCCACCGAAAAAGCTCTTGATAGAAGACGATTTGGAAATTGATTATCCTAGGTATTTTCTAGTTCCCAGAGACAAACCAATTGAAAGAATTGTAAGAACGATTTCTATGAGACTGCGGCCCGACGTTATTATAACCCACTGGGGTCCCACTGGCTGGGGCGCCTGTAGTGCCGCTACCAAAATGGGTGTCCCACATGTTCAATTCTTTCATGGAAGCGATATTCATGATTTGCGATTCAAGAATCATCGATCACATGAAAAGACTAAATCCCTCATACAAGCTTCGGACATTTGCTTTTTTGTCAGTGAGGGACTTAAGAAGTTGTCGGAATCGAAGTATGGGACAGCCCGTAATTCGTTTGTATCTCCTAATGGTATCAACACTGAAATATTCCGAGTATTACCCGAACAGCGTCAAAAAGAACCAGGAGTTACTATCGGCTATATTGGAAGATTTGAGCCGATTAAGGGTGTTGATAATCTACCTGGAGTCTTCGACAGGATAAGAAAGGCTAGAAATGACATCCCAATTAAGTTTGTATTGGTGGGGGAAGGAAGCCTCAGAAAGTCAGTTGAGAGGCAACTCCAATCTAGTGGAATCAGCCATGTTTCTATTGGTTTTGTTGATCAAAAGAGGCTGGCTGAAGTCATGAACGACCTTGACGTCTTGCTAGTGCCAAGTAGGAATGAAGGTTGGGGATCAGTAATACTTGAATCTATAGCATGCGGAACACCAGTAGTTGCAACAAAAGTCGGAGGTACTCCTGAGGCTATTGGCAATAGCTATAACGGAATTCTTGTTGAACCGGGAAACTCGTTTCTTGACAGATTTGCTCAAGCTGCTATCGAACTACTCGAGAATCCAAGAGAACCCGAAATCCTTGCTCAATATGCTAGTCAATTCTCATGGGCAAATATCGTTGGTCGCGAGATGAGAATCATGAAGGAGACACTGGCCATTGATTAGATCATCCTGAGTTCAGTCTGATTTCCTTGCTGGAACCGCTAGTAGTTATTTCTACTATTCTGCGCCACATTAAGGGGTCAATTGCTAGATAGACTTTTGACAGAAATCTTGAGGTGGTTCTTTCAGTTCCTTCAGCCATTGTTTTCCTATATTTTCTGTCGCAGAAAACATGATATCGCTCTAAACAATTCAGGCGGCTAATATTCGGAGTGATATATTTATCAATAACCGCAATTTGGTCTTCCAAGAAGCTTCTATCTGGAGATATCGAAGACCTTGTGCTAATTGATTGTCTGTGGCGCCGCCATAAAGCGATTGGCTTTCTAAGTACCGAGTAATTCATGTCGTTAAGAAGAAACTTGAGCCAAGTATGCCAGTCCTCGGTCCTAGTGAACTCTTCGTCAAAGAAGCCAATTTTTTCAATTGCTCTTCTCGAGAAAAAGGTACTTGGTGCAGGAATGAAATCGAAGCAAGCTAACTTTCTAAATTGCCTTTTACAGTCGCTTCCGTAATCCTTAAGGAACCTACTCCTAGGAATCTCTTCGGTGAAGACCCTTGTACCAGTTGCAAGACTGTCATAAAAAGGTACTGCTATCCCATAACCAAAGTAGAACTCAGATAGATGTGAAACAAATCTAGCGATTTCCTCCAATGCATTTACGCATAGTAAGTCGTCTCCAGCAATGTATTTGACTAAATCCCCAGTAGTCTCCGATACACCAATTGTGTGAGTCTTTGATACACCAAGTCTTCTCTCGTTTCTAATTGCAACCTTTCTAACAAATCGCTTATCGTTTCTTGAAAACCACGAGTCAACAACATCGTTTGTATTGTCAGTTGAAGCATCGTCAACGACTACAAGTTCGATTTCCTTCAAAGACTGATTGCTTATGCTCTCTAAGCACTCCTCAACGAAATGTTCATGATTATGAGTCACCACAACAACACTGAAAAGTTGAGCCAACCTAACTCCTCCTTGCTTATAACTACCAACTCTTCTTTATCCCAAGAAACCACATTAAACGTTTCAGATAGCACTTTGTCCACAGATAGATCATCAGGAAGAAATCCCTTACGGTGCCTTTTGGATAATTCTTGTGGAGCTTCTTAAGATAATGAAGACTTCTCTTACTACCGAGCTCAGCAAGTCTTACGAATTTGACATAGCTGATATCCTTTTCATAGTCACAAATGTGAGAGTATTTGTCCACAACAGGAAGATAGTACTTGAGTACTGTTTGGTAATCCGAAGATCTGCTCTTGTCACGAATCCTAACAGAACACAGTACCTCAGGGATACATGCAAACTTTTTTCCACTCAATGCAAATCGTATCCAGTAATCCCAATCTTCCAAATTGCCCAGCTGTTCGTCAAATGTCAAATCGCACCATCTGATCAATGGTGCGTGAATGGGAAGAAAATTCCCTCGCATCATCCTGTGCGCAACATCTCCCTCAAAGACGTAGTTATTTACGTAGATGACTTGCCTCTTGTCTTCCCTGAAGTACTCAGTAAAGCAGTAAACCAAATCAACGTATTCGTTATTTCTCAGGAAGCGAGTCTGAGCATCAAGTTTCGAACGACTTATGAGATCATCTGCGTCCAGAAACTGTATAAATTCACCCCTTGAGATTTCGAGACCCAGATTCCGCGCATGAGAAACACCGTAGTTCTTTGTCGAACAATATCTGATTCTTGCATCTCTAAAAGACTGAATAACGTTTTCAGTCTGGTCGGAAGAACCATCGTTCACGACTATTATCTCTATATCATCATAGGACTGTTCAATACATGATTTAAGTGTTTCGCCAACTGTCTCTTGGTTATTATAGGTGGGTATGATAATGCTTACAAGTCCAGGTATTCTTTCTTCATTCATAAGAGCAGATTCCCTAATAGAAAGTAACTCCTTTGGACATACTTCATAACTGCTTCTCCGTGATCATAATCATTGCTGAATTTACTAAGCCCCAAATAGACCCTAGACCATACGAAACATGAAGAACGAAATACGCAATAATTGAAGCAAAGAAGACTGGAAAATTCCTCTCCTCAATAGCGTGCTTCGCAGATGCAAGAGATGTGAGCAAGAAATATAACGACACAACAGACAAGAAGAACAAGTTCCAGCTACTCAGCAAAAAACAATTTAGAACAGCCAAGATTAGGAAAAGAACGAAAAAAAGTGGGACCAGATGCCTTCTGGAATAAGGTACTTCTGCATACTTCTTTGCAGCAAAGACCCAGAAGCCATTGCCAAAGTTGTTATTCCAGAGCTCTTTGAAAGTCGATCTAGAATAGTAGGTAAGCTCAATGTCAGGGAAGA harbors:
- a CDS encoding glycosyltransferase, giving the protein MAQLFSVVVVTHNHEHFVEECLESISNQSLKEIELVVVDDASTDNTNDVVDSWFSRNDKRFVRKVAIRNERRLGVSKTHTIGVSETTGDLVKYIAGDDLLCVNALEEIARFVSHLSEFYFGYGIAVPFYDSLATGTRVFTEEIPRSRFLKDYGSDCKRQFRKLACFDFIPAPSTFFSRRAIEKIGFFDEEFTRTEDWHTWLKFLLNDMNYSVLRKPIALWRRHRQSISTRSSISPDRSFLEDQIAVIDKYITPNISRLNCLERYHVFCDRKYRKTMAEGTERTTSRFLSKVYLAIDPLMWRRIVEITTSGSSKEIRLNSG
- a CDS encoding glycosyltransferase produces the protein MNEERIPGLVSIIIPTYNNQETVGETLKSCIEQSYDDIEIIVVNDGSSDQTENVIQSFRDARIRYCSTKNYGVSHARNLGLEISRGEFIQFLDADDLISRSKLDAQTRFLRNNEYVDLVYCFTEYFREDKRQVIYVNNYVFEGDVAHRMMRGNFLPIHAPLIRWCDLTFDEQLGNLEDWDYWIRFALSGKKFACIPEVLCSVRIRDKSRSSDYQTVLKYYLPVVDKYSHICDYEKDISYVKFVRLAELGSKRSLHYLKKLHKNYPKGTVRDFFLMIYLWTKCYLKRLMWFLGIKKSW
- a CDS encoding glycosyltransferase — protein: MRILLLTGLAPLLDNRIAGAAVVDRLRHYRNFCEVRAVSPVNIVSSDILGRFSQRFSRYPPKKLLIEDDLEIDYPRYFLVPRDKPIERIVRTISMRLRPDVIITHWGPTGWGACSAATKMGVPHVQFFHGSDIHDLRFKNHRSHEKTKSLIQASDICFFVSEGLKKLSESKYGTARNSFVSPNGINTEIFRVLPEQRQKEPGVTIGYIGRFEPIKGVDNLPGVFDRIRKARNDIPIKFVLVGEGSLRKSVERQLQSSGISHVSIGFVDQKRLAEVMNDLDVLLVPSRNEGWGSVILESIACGTPVVATKVGGTPEAIGNSYNGILVEPGNSFLDRFAQAAIELLENPREPEILAQYASQFSWANIVGREMRIMKETLAID
- a CDS encoding glycosyltransferase family 2 protein, whose translation is MKETLALILNWNDSLRTVNLVRQLVALKYDCDVLVIDNCSCSREREILESLKTEYGAHTFSNSEDCENSSNAGLRLLLLPENLGYAKGNNIGLRIAMKNNYKYALISNSDISLEREVLSSLIRCMETSSNVAVVGPKVVTPTGIINHPRRIPDAYEFIVRPMLYPLVRIVERITRVDSYLRLPSLYWVSGSFMLMSIEKVSEVGFFDENTFLYMEEPILAERLKGKDFSMKYCDEVSVNHEFGASTKKLDKASRTSEIQIASEEYFLTNYRRYGKVLITIVRISRFMYFRIWSPIIMWVKQIHFLQT